One Lytechinus pictus isolate F3 Inbred chromosome 12, Lp3.0, whole genome shotgun sequence genomic region harbors:
- the LOC129272886 gene encoding serum amyloid A-5 protein-like, producing the protein MNASMMVVAFLMLGLLVAPSRAWPDWLDRTREAFQGARDMQRAYNDMRDSNWRNSDKYFHARGNYDAAQRGPGGAWAARVISNARENYQSGLSGQGAADTAADQAANHWGRNGGDPNRYRPAGLPDRY; encoded by the exons ATGAATGCATCGATGATGGTGGTTGCCTTCCTGATGTTAGGCCTCCTGGTGGCGCCATCTAGAGCCTGGCCGGACTGGTTGGACCGCACAAGGGAAGCCTTCCAGGGAGCTCGGGACATGCAGCGAGCTTACAA TGACATGCGTGATTCCAACTGGAGGAATTCAGACAAGTACTTCCATGCACGAGGCAACTACGATGCCGCACAGCGAGGACCCGGAGGAGCTTGGGCAGCTCGCGTCATCAG CAACGCACGCGAAAATTATCAATCTGGCCTCAGCGGTCAAGGAGCCGCGGATACCGCAGCTGATCAGGCGGCTAACCACTGGGGGCGCAACGGTGGAGACCCCAACAGATATCGACCAGCAGGACTCCCTGATCGATACTAA